A genome region from Cucumis sativus cultivar 9930 chromosome 4, Cucumber_9930_V3, whole genome shotgun sequence includes the following:
- the LOC101216820 gene encoding dehydrin Rab18: MAHYQNQYSAQAGSDEYGYPIRQTDEYSNVISETGQYVDTLRRTDDQYPKPIHGSEQQQPSGIFHNEKVVMTKTREDGSGHHEKKGVIEKIKEKLPGGHQSNNLHFQNHAINILKTNHSLNCIQFFSLCFGFQRSMAHYQSGRTDQYGNPIRQTDEYGNVISETGQYGDPLRRTGEFRETDQYGNPGRRTDDVFGNPVGTGTGMGTGGTYETTGYGGTGYGGGHHQQHKEHGGILHRSGSSSSSSSEDDGHGGRRKKGLKEKVKEKLPGHHRHEEQAVSTTTPGGYTSAEYGGQHEKKGIMEKIKEKLPGHH; encoded by the exons atggcaCATTACCAAAACCAATACAGCGCACAAGCTGGAAGCGATGAATACGGCTATCCAATTCGCCAGACCGATGAATACAGCAACGTTATCTCCGAAACCGGTCAGTATGTCGATACCCTCCGCCGGACCGATGACCAGTACCCCAAGCCGATTCATGGAAGCGAGCAGCAGCAGCCGAGTGGAATATTTCATAATGAAAAAGTGGTGATGACGAAGACGAGAGAGGATGGGAGTGGACATCATGAGAAGAAGGGGGTAATAGAGAAGATTAAGGAGAAGCTGCCGGGAGGACACC aatcCAACAATCTTCACTTCCAAAACCATGCAATCAACATTCTCAAAACTAATCACTCTTTAAATTGTATTCAGTTCTTTTCGTTGTGTTTCGGTTTCCAAAGAAGTATGGCGCATTACCAATCTGGAAGAACCGATCAGTACGGCAACCCAATTCGCCAGACTGATGAATATGGCAACGTCATCTCCGAGACCGGTCAGTACGGTGACCCCCTTCGTCGGACCGGTGAGTTCCGTGAAACTGACCAGTATGGAAACCCTGGGCGTCGGACTGATGATGTGTTCGGTAACCCAGTTGGAACTGGGACGGGGATGGGGACCGGTGGGACGTATGAGACGACCGGGTACGGTGGGACAGGGTATGGCGGAGGGCACCATCAGCAGCATAAGGAGCATGGTGGCATACTTCATCGCTCTGGAAGCTCCAGTTCTAGCTCC TCGGAAGATGATGGGCATGGAGGGAGGAGGAAGAAGGGGCTGAAGGAGAAGGTAAAGGAGAAGCTGCCAGGACATCATCGTCATGAAGAGCAAGCAGTGTCAACCACGACACCGGGAGGTTATACGTCGGCGGAGTACGGTGGGCAGCATGAGAAGAAGGGAATAATGGAGAAGATCAAGGAGAAGCTTCCGGGACATCACTGA
- the LOC101203660 gene encoding bZIP transcription factor 44, which produces MASPLGSSSGSPSSDEDLRLIVDQRKRKRMISNRESARRSRMRKQKQLDDLTSQVGQIRTENEQIAVNINFTTQLYVNLEAENSVLRAQMVELRHRLDSLNEIIRFMNSSSRHVYDSEENDEVCGIDGFVDSWGFPFLNQPIMAAGDLFMC; this is translated from the coding sequence ATGGCGTCTCCGTTAGGAAGTTCATCTGGATCTCCAAGCTCCGACGAAGATCTGCGGCTAATCGTGGATcagaggaagagaaagagaatgatATCGAATCGAGAATCAGCTCGCCGATCTAGGATGCGAAAACAGAAGCAACTCGATGATCTGACGTCTCAGGTGGGTCAAATCAGAACAGAGAATGAACAAATCGCCGTCAATATCAATTTCACGACCCAACTTTACGTGAATCTGGAGGCAGAGAACTCTGTTCTCCGAGCTCAGATGGTGGAGCTCCGCCACAGATTGGATTCGCTTAACGAAATCATAAGATTCATGAACTCGAGCAGTAGACATGTGTATGATTCTGAGGAGAATGATGAAGTTTGTGGCATTGATGGGTTTGTTGATTCTTGGGGATTCCCATTTCTTAACCAGCCAATCATGGCAGCTGGTGATTTGTTTATGTGttga